In one window of Thermotoga sp. Mc24 DNA:
- a CDS encoding efflux RND transporter permease subunit → MFEEYTSFVFKNRKKIFAVVLVLNILALFGLFRLHFTTEFSILMPQKSRQKEIYEKMNGVFKTGEQLVVMVKTSVDPLSREGIDEIFEIKEKLSSVEGVKTVIPPIPEKFPAGFRLVETKNMSEEQYRDFLNYVENMKDFLNVRKMEDGYYSLFMILPRNSVNPDEIESALSGYEHYLSGTQYLEDQIFRYLLFMIFTLPPLAVVLLLNVFRVQLGRFRYAILSLIPAGFAALWTLGYVMGWMGQNLSIITVLVPIFTIVMGSADGLHFVSHFLERKKEGENTFNAIKDTLESVGRAMILTTLTTMAGFLSFLTLNSQSMKQMGLLAAAGIGLAGISTWIVLPVILSGMEDVEIKKKESSLARLFQRLSKRAWIITLVVLFAFLPGTFLLKADLNILKLYKGYTRVRKNVEKIEEIFGRALPVYAVFESENLLSPDFARKVLSMEEKLKSKGYDAFSVYDILVKMNEHLFKEEGYPKILARALILKRLLPEEYTNNFLSESTGRAFIFLDNLDRNTLEEVEHIVKESGFQVTGLPYIIKEMNDSIVHQQVLSVVLAVSMVFLLLVLFQRSFVIPAKAIVPVLISLVSLFGFMGLSGIPLNLITANMAGIVIGVGIDYAIHVTELFRYYRDLEKTVKIASTPILANAFGLSVGLSALILSPFTFHTYLVAIMWVTMTVSSFMSLVVLPKLLEVKR, encoded by the coding sequence TTGTTCGAAGAGTACACCTCTTTTGTTTTCAAAAACAGAAAGAAGATCTTCGCTGTGGTGCTGGTACTGAACATTTTAGCACTCTTTGGGCTTTTCAGGCTTCACTTCACAACTGAGTTTTCCATTCTGATGCCTCAGAAATCCCGTCAGAAAGAGATATACGAGAAGATGAACGGTGTCTTCAAAACAGGAGAACAGCTTGTGGTGATGGTGAAGACGAGCGTCGATCCCCTGAGCAGAGAAGGAATAGATGAGATCTTTGAAATAAAGGAAAAACTCTCCTCCGTTGAAGGTGTAAAGACAGTCATACCACCCATTCCGGAGAAGTTTCCCGCTGGCTTCAGGCTAGTGGAGACAAAAAACATGTCCGAAGAGCAGTACAGAGACTTTCTAAACTATGTTGAAAACATGAAAGACTTCCTCAACGTGAGGAAAATGGAAGATGGATACTACTCCCTCTTCATGATACTTCCCAGAAACAGTGTAAATCCCGATGAAATCGAAAGTGCTCTTTCAGGATATGAACATTACCTCTCTGGAACACAGTATCTGGAAGACCAGATATTTCGCTATCTTCTGTTCATGATATTCACGCTTCCTCCACTCGCCGTTGTTCTTCTTCTGAACGTCTTCAGAGTACAACTTGGAAGGTTCAGGTACGCTATTTTATCTTTGATACCGGCGGGATTCGCCGCCCTCTGGACGCTTGGCTACGTGATGGGATGGATGGGACAGAACCTTTCCATCATCACGGTTCTGGTTCCCATATTCACCATCGTCATGGGAAGTGCCGATGGGCTTCACTTCGTCTCGCACTTTCTGGAACGAAAGAAAGAGGGAGAGAATACGTTCAACGCCATCAAAGATACTCTCGAGAGTGTTGGAAGGGCGATGATCCTCACCACACTCACCACGATGGCAGGATTTCTCTCTTTTCTCACTTTGAACTCTCAGTCCATGAAACAGATGGGACTCCTCGCCGCCGCTGGAATCGGTCTTGCGGGAATTTCAACGTGGATCGTACTTCCCGTAATACTGTCAGGAATGGAAGATGTTGAGATCAAAAAGAAGGAAAGCAGCCTGGCCCGGCTTTTTCAAAGACTTTCAAAGCGAGCGTGGATCATCACACTGGTGGTTCTTTTCGCCTTCCTTCCAGGCACATTCCTTCTGAAGGCAGACCTCAACATTCTGAAACTCTACAAAGGCTACACAAGGGTCAGAAAGAACGTGGAGAAGATAGAAGAGATCTTCGGAAGGGCTCTGCCCGTTTATGCCGTTTTCGAGTCAGAGAATCTGCTCTCTCCAGACTTTGCCCGGAAGGTCCTTTCGATGGAAGAAAAACTGAAGAGCAAAGGATACGATGCCTTTTCCGTCTACGATATCCTTGTGAAGATGAACGAACATCTCTTCAAAGAAGAAGGTTACCCGAAAATCCTTGCAAGGGCGCTGATACTCAAAAGACTTCTTCCAGAGGAGTACACGAACAACTTTCTATCCGAAAGCACAGGAAGGGCTTTCATCTTTCTGGATAACCTCGACAGAAACACTCTCGAGGAAGTGGAACACATAGTGAAAGAAAGCGGCTTTCAGGTGACGGGGCTTCCCTACATCATAAAAGAGATGAACGACTCGATCGTTCATCAGCAGGTACTTTCGGTGGTGCTTGCTGTCAGCATGGTCTTTCTCCTTCTTGTTCTGTTTCAGAGAAGTTTTGTCATTCCAGCAAAGGCGATCGTTCCTGTTCTGATCTCGCTTGTGTCTCTTTTTGGTTTCATGGGGCTTTCTGGGATTCCTCTGAACCTGATCACGGCAAACATGGCCGGAATAGTGATCGGGGTTGGAATAGATTACGCCATACATGTGACGGAGCTGTTCAGATATTACAGGGATCTGGAAAAGACGGTAAAGATCGCATCCACACCAATTCTGGCAAACGCCTTTGGTCTTTCTGTGGGGCTTTCCGCTCTGATTCTGTCACCCTTCACGTTCCACACTTATCTTGTCGCAATCATGTGGGTCACGATGACCGTGAGCTCTTTCATGAGTCTTGTGGTTTTGCCAAAACTTCTGGAGGTGAAAAGATGA